The nucleotide sequence AAAGGCATCTAGAAGCTGCTGCTCAACCTCCTGGCAGTGCCTACCGTGATGGGCACCGCCACTGTGCAAGGAACTTGATTTTGCTGGAGCACAACCCAGATGGCACTGCAACCCCTCTGCTCTTACCCGAGGGGGTTTGGCCAGATGCCATGGTGGCACCAGACAACAGAGTCATCGTCCTGTCGTGCCTCCCATTGCACACGGTGGTGCCAAGGCTGTCGGTGCAGGTGCAGACCCGTGCCCAGAGGCACAGCAGAGCTCTTCTCGCTGCCAGGCTGGAAAAAGTCACAGCACTTGGCTGGGCACAGTGCCCACCTCTGCACTCCCGTGAGGgatcaggctgctgctgcagccctctgccGGTCCTGTGAGAGGTTTGTGCTGCACAGCAGGTGGGCACGTGGCTCCTGGCCAGGGACATCTGAGCTGACCCCAGCCACGCACATTTTCACTTGCAATCCCAGTTCCTAACTCCCTGCGAAGACACCAAGCCCACATTCCTTTCCAGCAGCTGTGgccactgcagtgactccagaaggCTGTAAGCTACAGGAGAAGACTCAGGTGTCACCTCCAGCCCTGCATGACGTGCTgtggcagcactgccagcctAGTCTGACCCTAAAGGGTTGGGGCAGTCTTGATGGGGATAGCCATCCCGTCCCTCGTTGTGCCCTGGGGCAAAATGCCCTCGCCGGGGCAGGTACAGCATCTATGTATGTGCACACACAGAGCAGGGCCCACCCGGAAGCTAGGCACAGCAGTTGTCTCAGCATGGCATCGATCCCAGACTGTGCCCATATCCCATCAGGGCAGCAATGACTGTTCCCATGCTGCACCCACAATGAAGCAACGTCCTGGTCAAAAGGGGCTGGAAAGCCTGGCCACGGTTAACAGCTGAGGTGAGACAGCACCTGGTCAGCCCGAGCTGAACATCAGACAGTTCTGACAGGCCAGAACCAGCAGCGTGAAGTCCTGACGGGCTGTCTGGCCATCCCTTCTCTCCCCATGGCCTCTCAGAGGCTGGGGAGATTGCTCATCATGCTGGAGTTGCTGGAGAGAGGTGCTCTGGGCCGGGCATTCAGGGCCACAGAGCTGCGGAAGCTCTCCCGGTAGCGCAGGGAGCTCTCCGTGGATGAGCCAGAGTTGATGTCTGTGATGACCAGGCAGTCCCCAGGCTTGCAAAGCCCAACcctgaggcagcagcagcacagcaggcttCCCACAGCACGGCGCACCTCCACGCTGCGGAGGGAGTAAATGATGGGGTTAACACCCGAGTTGAGCATGGCCAGAGCCAAGGTCCACTCCAGGCTGTGAAGGAGTCTGCAGGTTTGTGTCTCACAGAATACATCAAAGAGCATCAGGGCGAAGAGAGGGCTCCAGCAAATGATGAAGGCACCCAGGATCATCAGCACAGTCTTGAGCAAGCGTAGGGATCGTTTGCGGCTGTGCCGAGAAGTGGTTTGCTTAGAACTGGCCTGGACCAGCTGGAAGATGGAGATGTAGAGGCCAATGATCCCTAGGAGGATGATGCTGAACATGACCACAGAGAAGAGGATGTAGTTCTTGGAGTAGAGAGGCAGGAGGACAGAGCAGGCATTGAAGTCGCACAGGCAGTTCCAGCCCAGCAGCGGAAGCAGCCCAATGATGAAGGCCAGAAGCCAGCAGGAGATAATGAGGCCACGCAAGCGCAGGGTCTTGCTGGCTTCGTTCTCAGCAATCGGCCTTACCATGGCACTGTAGCGCTCAATGGCCGTCACAAGCAAGCTGAACGTGGAAGCAGCCAGCGCGATGAAGAGGATGCCTTCCCGGAGGAACCAGAGCTGAGGTGAAAGCCGGAAGGTCTTCTTGCCTGAGAGGCAGAGATTAGAAAGGTAGGCAACACCTGCAAGCAGGTCGCTCACGGTGATGCTGGCAATGCAGGAGTAGACCCAGCGCCGGGCTCGCAGGCACCGCAGGATGGCTAGCAGCACAAGCAGGTTCTCCAGGATGATGATGCAGCTGATGATGACAAAGGTTGTGCGGATGAGGCCCATGCCCTCATCCCGGGACTGCCGGTTGGTCAGCTTTCCCGTGAAGTTATAGTGCTGCAGGATGATGTTCACATTCCTCATGGCAGCCAGCTGCAAGCAGGAACCTTTCTTGTCGAGGAGGTCCAGTCTGAGCTCGGGATATTGAGCAGAGCCCAGTGGAAGGGGGAAGGAGCGATTCACCAGCCAACTCTGCCCTGGGCCATCCATCTTCCAAGCCTATGTCAGCAGCCAAGGGATGCACGATGGAGCAAGGGTTGAAGTGGCGTTGGGAGCAGGGCAGACCTTCTGTTTGAGGGCTGGAGGCAGGTGTGAGTCTGCCCCACAGGTCCAGCCCTgaggccagcagctctgcccagcgTGGAGATGAGAGTTAGACCCCTGTCTGCCAGCCCTGCGGCACTGAAAGAGCAAGGGGAGAGAAGGGTGAGGTGTTTTGTAAGGCCACGCATGAGCATGGGCTTCCTGTTGTTTAATAAAGTTTCCTGTTGTGAACTAGAGTATTGACATGGTCTCTGGCAGCTGTCACCATTTCTCAGTAAGGAGAAATGAGAGGGTGGGATCCGTTGGTTTGATCAAAGCCAAATGCTAGCAAGAGCACCCAGACAGCCCGAGGCAGTAACCGCTTTGCCTTTTGTGGTGTGAAATTCACTCCTGAGCCTGGCTGAGAGCAACTGCCCCATCGTCGAGTGCCCTGCGCACCACCCATGCCCAGACACATCCTTCTCCAAGAGGAAGCTCCATGCTCCTATGCAACCTTCTGGGCTCCTCCGTGGGCCCATCTCCTGCCAGTCTCTCAGGATGCATCCATCCAAGTCCTGTCCTATCAAAGCAGCAAGTCCAGGCACCTGGGTGTTTGAAGCTGGGGCTCAGCTACACCCAGCTCAAAGGAAACCAGCTGGTCAAAGCCTTACGTGTGCCCTGGTGCTGCACACTCCACCTTCAGCTCTCCAAGCATCTGCTAGAGATGGGTCAGGGTCTTCCCACTGCCTAGGTCCatgcagggaaactgaggcacaaagcTGCTGCCTGTTGCCTCGCGTTGCAGAAGGGGCATGGTGCCATGGCTGGGACCAGAAGCCAGGGGTCCTGACCCGACTGCAGCGTTAACATCTACCATTAATCATTCCCTATGTCTGCAAAACCTGACTGGAGATGTGTTCTTGCAACACGTTACTCCCAGCCCAGCTGTTGAGTTTGCCTCACGACTCACCTGTCATGGCTGGCCCGAGGCTCTCGCTGCAGGAGGGAGGCTCAGCAGCCAGCAGTGTTCTCCAGCTGCTTGTCCAAGGCCCAGCACAGAGTACGTAGCGGGGAGAGCTCCTTGTGTGAAATAAGTGAGATTTCCACCTACCAAAGTGAAAAAAGGGAAGTTACAACATCAACCACATTTCTCTGGCAGGATGGACCCACCCAACAGATgcaaagagacagagaaaatagCATCTTTCAACTCAGGATCATGGCAGAAGCTTTGCCCTGCTGTCTGCTTTCACCTTTGTTCTCACTCCAGACTGGCACAAAGTCAGGGAGAGGCCCCCAGGTTTAGAGCAGAGAGCTATGATTTCTCCCATTGGCATGGCAAGCAGGGATCCTGGGAGTCAGTCCCTGCTTGAGGAGCAGAGAGGTCCTAGCCTGGATCGTGACATGGGCAAGTGGAAAATGCAAAGGGGGTTCCTGCTACAGGAACTCGTGCGAGCAAGAGTGGTTCTCATTGAGAGCTGAGGGCTCGGTCCTCCATGGTGGCCCTTTCTGCTGGCAGTTTGGGCTTTTCTGTCAGCAGAGTGGCAATAAGCTCATGCTGATAAAGTCAGCAGACCTCAAGCCTGAAGGAGCAGAAATCAGCAGGAAGACTGGGCCGTGAGTACAGTGCAGGCCAGAGGAGAGGAGTTCAAGGGCACACCTTCAGCACCAAGAGCTCACTCCCAAAGGGGCTGGACAgatgctcccagcacagcaccggAATCAAAAGGGCCAATGCGACTCTTGTACATCCTTCCGGGTCGTTCTTGCTTCACGTTGGGCCTCCAGCAAACACGTCTGCTCCTGTAGGCAGAGGACAGTTGGCAGGGAGTCCCTAAAAAGATCAGAAGATGAAGAAACTTGCCTTGACAGGGTCCTAAGTAGCTTCTCAAATAGCTGGCAGCACTGAGCAGCCTTAGAAAGGAGATGGCTGGCAGGAGCGAGCTCTTTGCCAGGGAGATCTGCAGAGAGCACAGTGCAGGTGGGAGGCAAATGGTTTTGATGGCAGGAGGCAGACGAGCAGCTGGGAAGGCTCAGTGCACCCTCCAAAGTGGTGCTGGGCACGCTCAACCAGCCAAATATCACAGGCTCTTCCTTGTGCCCCTTCCACGAGCACAGCAGGTGCTACATAAAAAGCAGGGCTGATTACTTCATAACGAGCTGTTCCAGTAAGATAAAACCTcattccctgctctgctctagCCTCTGGCTTCTTTGGCTTTCAGTAGAAGAGGGGACCAGGTACCTGTGAAGCTTGCCACGGTTCCGCAGCACATCCACAGTAGGGAACTGGCTCTGGGAAGATGCTGGAGCTGCatcccagcacccatgggccCCCTTGCCCCATGCGGCTGGTCCACAGCAGGGCCTTGCGCAAACCCAGCCCACATGCCTgtcgcagagctgctgctgccagcccccacAGGGATGTCCCCAGCTTTGCTTGAGGGCGATGAGGCTCCTCCTcagctgggcaccactgggggacAAGTTCCTGTTGTTCTGCAGTGGCTCCCCATTGCTATCTGCACAGGCACCAGCTGAGCTTCATCTTGATACGtcttcacagtatcacagtatcacagatttctaggttggaagagacctcaagatcatcgagtccaacctccgacctaacactaagtactccactaaaccatatcgctaagctctacatctaaacgtcttttaaagacctccagggatggtgactccaccacctccctgggcagtccgttccaatgcttaataaccctttcggtaaagaagtacttcctaacagccaacctaaaactcccctgtcgcaactttcgcccattccccctcgtcctgtcaccaggcacgtaggagaacagaccaacccccacctctttacagcctcctttaaggtaactgtagagagcgatgaggtcgcccctgagcctcctcttctccaggctgaacaagcccagctccctcagccgctcctcgtaagccttgttctccagacccctcaccagcttggtcgcccttctctggactcgctcgagcacgtccatgtccttcctgtagcgagggggTCTTCTTCACTGCTGTTTCAGTTCAGATGTTCTTTCCTTGAAATgagggggcagaggagggacaTGCTGTCCTGCAACGTTTGTCATCTCTTTCCTGCAGATCGAGACCACAAGTTACTTGAATCTGCCTGATAGCTGCCAAGTGCTGGCCTTGGAAGGACCCAGGGAGGTGCAGGGGCCAGCAGCCACCTCCTGGACCCTCCGCCAGAGCCATGGCCATAGCAGGCGTCCTCAGATGCTGAGATGAAGCAGCTCCATAAAAGAAGCTGCAAAGCCCTCTGCAGCCTGCGGGAAGGCAAGAGTGCCATTGCAGACAGGGGCACCCAGAGACGAGCAGCCTGCAGCATGGCAGTGCACCTGGGTGCTCTTGCCCTGCTCCCAGGAGGGTGCCAGGCTCCAGGAGTGttctggaggtgggggggggtctggctgcagcagccgcagccACACCCCACCTCCCTTTGGTGCTACTCACTGTCCTGTCCCAATGCCCTGAGAAACATCAGTGGGAGCAGCTGTGCAAGGGTTGCCTGCACCAGGCCAGGTTCAGGCAACTCAGCATCATGCTTAGCTGCTGCATCATGCTGCTCCAGCTCAGCATCATGCTTACAGCACATGCACTTAGGGAAGAGTGCAGGAAAGAGGCCAAGAAGAAGGCGAGAAAGCAACCCTTCCCCTGGCCAGCCTCTGCCAGCATCAGGCAATCAGCAGATGATGCGTCTGGATGACTGCAATTAATGGTTGTCAACAGATTTATCATTCGCAAAACCTCTCTCATACCTGTCTAAATTTATCTATATGTTTGACCTTCAAGCTCTACCCAATGGCAGGCACAGCCTGTTGACTCAAATGCAAGCTACTTGTGTAGACAGCATGACAGAGGCAGTTTTATTTAccaagtaatttttaaaagctgggcCTTACACATTACTAATTTTTGCCCAACCAAACTCCATGCAACTGATGGAAAAAAGAACCGTGGAAAGAGAGatgcaaatgcattttgaacAGAGAAGCGTTAGGGCAAAGCTGAAGGTGCTGTAGAGGACAGCAGGCTACATCACTGCGCAGGCatcacgggctgcagctcctgcacttgaGTTCTGATCAGCCCTGGGGGAGTGACAGCAAGCTACGAAAGCAAGATAAAACATCAATGATTTCAGTTGAGGttttcctgcagtgctgctgcacagccccgATTATGTCTGTATTACAGacatatatgtatttacagacatatatatatgtctgtCTGTATTTACAGACATTCTGATTAAATGGGTGAAGCTCTGTGGGGAGCTCTgtcccccagcctccctccccacGCGCATCCTGTCCCCACTGCATGGCCTGGTGGGGCACCAACCAGGGCATCCAACCACCCCCAGGTGTTTTTCTGCTCCAGGAAGGGTGGAGTTGTGCCGATTTAGATATGACTGATTGCTCCTGACGGTTGGTTGCAGTTGCTTGCTCTGGTCTCTTGCAGCAGGTCATCTTCCCGGTGGCACGTCCCATCCCTAGtgcagcagggtgctgccagccccagcggAGCTGGGGAGAGAGCCACAGCAGGGCCCCCCAGCCGGGAAGACACCAAGCCCAAGAGACCAGCCCTTAGGCAGGATTGTCTCGGCCACAGTTGTTGTTCACTGAAATTCGGTGGGTGGGTCTCTGTAGGAAAagaattcactgcagtgagcctctgcatttgaaggaaaacaagaacatGAAAGAGAAAGTTTTGCTATCGTCTTGTCTTGACCACATTAATGACCTTAAAAGGCAAAGTTcggttgatttttttttctttaattggtttttctttaaaagcttgaATTTCCTCAATGCAAAAACATtaagcagaaagcaaacagctgcATAAAATGTTTCTCCCCTCAAAAAGCTTACTTGGGAGTCACCCCAGTGACCCACATCACCAGCTGGCCCGCTCAGCCCTTCTCCCATGGTGTCACACCTTTCTCTCCCCTGTGACAGGTTTGTGATTGTGACCCCTTGGATGATTTACAACGCCTGGGCATTTCCAgctctcagctcctgctggatggcagctTCAGAGCCACAcgtcccccagcacccctccctCCAGGGTGAGCTCACACAGCTGCCACCTCCCGAGCCCTGCCCCGTCGCAGTGCAGCACGCCACGCAGGAACCGGGCCGGGGAGGTCTCGGGGTAAACAGCGGGGCAATGCCTGCacagcagggtgctggcaggCGTGCAGCCCGGGCTCCGCACAGAGCAAATGGGGCTGGTCTGACACCCGAGATGGTGGTGGTCCCTCTGGTCTGGCTGTCCCCTGACCCTTGGATGCTTTTGTGTTGGAGCACAAGTCAAGAGTTCTTGAAAGCCTGTGAGCATGGAAAAGACATCTGCAGTGACTGGCACTCCTTGCTCTTTATCTCCCATGTTGATAAAG is from Anser cygnoides isolate HZ-2024a breed goose chromosome 27, Taihu_goose_T2T_genome, whole genome shotgun sequence and encodes:
- the S1PR4 gene encoding sphingosine 1-phosphate receptor 4 codes for the protein MDGPGQSWLVNRSFPLPLGSAQYPELRLDLLDKKGSCLQLAAMRNVNIILQHYNFTGKLTNRQSRDEGMGLIRTTFVIISCIIILENLLVLLAILRCLRARRWVYSCIASITVSDLLAGVAYLSNLCLSGKKTFRLSPQLWFLREGILFIALAASTFSLLVTAIERYSAMVRPIAENEASKTLRLRGLIISCWLLAFIIGLLPLLGWNCLCDFNACSVLLPLYSKNYILFSVVMFSIILLGIIGLYISIFQLVQASSKQTTSRHSRKRSLRLLKTVLMILGAFIICWSPLFALMLFDVFCETQTCRLLHSLEWTLALAMLNSGVNPIIYSLRSVEVRRAVGSLLCCCCLRVGLCKPGDCLVITDINSGSSTESSLRYRESFRSSVALNARPRAPLSSNSSMMSNLPSL